From the genome of Hymenobacter sp. PAMC 26628, one region includes:
- the hslU gene encoding ATP-dependent protease ATPase subunit HslU — translation MLQEHFLTPAQIVAELDKYIIGQHEAKRHVAIALRNRWRRLHAPADMQAEIVPNNILMIGATGVGKTEIARRLAHLADAPFVKVEASKFTEVGYVGRDVESMVRDLAEQSVNRVRQRRQEAVKAQAAQAVEDAILDALIPPLKAPAKDGGAARANVGFSGSSENIVGDALPTSDQELNERTRERFRQKIRNGEMEDRHIEIQVAQGGPNVGIMGAPGMDEAALSGLQEMLGNMLPKKSRKRKVTVAEARKVLLEEEAAKLIDMDEVKEEAIRQAENAGIIFIDEIDKVATSGGGKNGGPDVSRQGVQRDLLPIVEGSAVSTKYGIVNTDHILFIAAGAFHVSKPSDLIPELQGRFPIRVELQSLTKDDFYRILKDPKNALTKQYEALLKAEEVELTFDDAALERVAQIAFEVNAEVENIGARRLHTVMSRLLNDLLFDVPDKIGPHAHIQITAALVEERLASMVKNRDLSQYIL, via the coding sequence ATGCTTCAAGAACATTTCCTGACCCCGGCCCAGATCGTGGCCGAACTCGACAAGTACATCATCGGCCAGCACGAGGCCAAGCGCCACGTGGCCATTGCCCTGCGCAACCGCTGGCGCCGCCTGCACGCGCCAGCCGACATGCAGGCCGAAATCGTGCCCAACAATATCCTCATGATCGGGGCCACCGGCGTGGGCAAAACTGAAATAGCTCGCCGCCTGGCCCACCTCGCCGACGCCCCCTTCGTGAAGGTCGAAGCCAGCAAGTTCACCGAGGTAGGCTACGTGGGCCGCGACGTGGAAAGCATGGTGCGCGACCTGGCCGAGCAAAGCGTGAACCGCGTGCGCCAGCGCCGCCAGGAGGCTGTGAAGGCCCAGGCCGCCCAGGCCGTGGAAGACGCAATTCTCGACGCCCTCATCCCGCCGCTCAAGGCCCCCGCCAAGGACGGCGGCGCGGCGCGCGCGAACGTGGGCTTCAGCGGCAGCAGCGAAAACATCGTGGGCGACGCCCTGCCCACTTCCGACCAGGAGCTGAACGAGCGCACCCGCGAGCGGTTCCGCCAGAAAATTCGCAACGGCGAAATGGAAGACCGCCACATCGAAATCCAGGTGGCGCAAGGCGGGCCCAACGTGGGCATCATGGGGGCCCCGGGCATGGACGAGGCTGCTCTGTCAGGCTTGCAGGAAATGCTGGGCAACATGCTGCCCAAAAAGTCGCGCAAGCGCAAAGTGACCGTGGCCGAGGCCCGCAAAGTCCTCCTCGAAGAGGAAGCGGCTAAGCTCATCGACATGGACGAGGTAAAGGAGGAAGCCATCCGCCAGGCTGAAAATGCCGGCATCATCTTCATCGACGAAATTGACAAGGTGGCCACCAGCGGCGGCGGCAAGAACGGGGGGCCCGACGTGAGCCGCCAAGGCGTGCAGCGCGACCTGCTGCCCATCGTGGAGGGCTCGGCCGTAAGCACCAAGTACGGCATCGTCAATACCGACCACATCTTGTTCATCGCCGCCGGCGCGTTTCACGTCAGCAAGCCCAGCGACCTGATTCCCGAGCTGCAAGGCCGCTTCCCCATCCGCGTTGAGCTGCAAAGCCTGACCAAAGACGACTTCTACCGCATCCTCAAAGACCCCAAGAATGCCCTCACCAAGCAATACGAGGCCTTGCTCAAAGCCGAGGAAGTGGAGCTGACCTTCGACGATGCTGCCCTGGAGCGCGTGGCCCAAATCGCCTTCGAAGTGAATGCTGAAGTAGAAAACATCGGGGCCCGCCGCCTGCACACCGTCATGAGCCGCCTGCTCAACGACCTGCTCTTCGACGTGCCCGATAAAATAGGGCCCCACGCCCACATCCAAATCACCGCTGCACTGGTAGAGGAGCGCCTGGCCAGCATGGTGAAAAACCGCGACTTGAGCCAGTATATCCTCTGA
- the porQ gene encoding type IX secretion system protein PorQ: MKHLSARRLTGFAFGLAGLLGALPAAAQLGGRSVLPFLDLPPGAQLAAWGGMNPSARSADPTMLFGNPALLNADMDHRLALSYVGYVADIKQSTAAYVFNTAKAGRFGLALTYVNYADLPSYDAAGNSLGSFVVSEYTAGVSDSYTKGKFTFGLTAKLAVSSIAGNRSLAGVADAGVLYKHPTQDFTLGLVAKNLGYQFVPYDGTARGPLPLDVQLGATAKPAHMPVRFSLTAHHLQQWDIQYLDPAATTLDANGVAQAPTKSFGDNLARHFTVGAALVLSQNLQLRVGYNHLQRRELRLANTSGGAGLAFGAMVAISGFQLDYTYATLQASGASNYFTLARALVKKKD; the protein is encoded by the coding sequence ATGAAGCACCTTTCCGCCCGCCGGCTCACCGGTTTTGCTTTCGGACTGGCGGGCCTGCTGGGGGCCCTGCCCGCCGCCGCCCAGCTCGGCGGGCGGTCGGTGCTGCCATTTCTGGACCTGCCGCCCGGGGCCCAGCTGGCGGCCTGGGGCGGCATGAACCCGTCGGCCCGTAGTGCCGACCCCACCATGCTCTTCGGCAACCCCGCGCTGCTGAACGCCGACATGGACCACCGCCTGGCCTTGAGCTACGTGGGCTACGTGGCCGACATCAAGCAGAGCACCGCCGCCTACGTCTTCAACACGGCCAAAGCCGGCCGCTTCGGCCTGGCCCTGACGTACGTGAACTACGCCGACCTGCCCAGCTACGACGCGGCCGGCAACAGCCTGGGCTCGTTCGTGGTGAGCGAGTACACGGCCGGCGTGAGCGACAGCTACACTAAGGGCAAGTTCACGTTTGGCCTCACCGCTAAGCTGGCCGTGTCGAGCATTGCCGGCAACCGCTCGCTGGCCGGCGTGGCCGACGCCGGCGTATTATATAAGCACCCCACGCAGGATTTTACGCTGGGCTTGGTGGCCAAAAACTTAGGTTACCAGTTCGTGCCCTACGACGGTACCGCCCGGGGCCCCCTGCCGCTCGACGTGCAGCTGGGCGCCACCGCTAAGCCCGCGCACATGCCGGTGCGCTTCTCGCTCACGGCCCACCACTTGCAGCAGTGGGACATCCAGTACCTCGACCCTGCGGCCACCACCCTCGACGCCAATGGCGTTGCCCAGGCCCCCACCAAAAGCTTCGGCGACAACCTGGCCCGGCACTTTACGGTGGGCGCGGCCTTGGTACTGAGCCAAAACTTGCAGCTGCGCGTGGGCTACAACCACCTTCAGCGCCGCGAGCTGCGCCTGGCCAATACCAGCGGCGGGGCCGGCCTCGCCTTCGGGGCCATGGTGGCCATCAGCGGCTTCCAGCTCGATTACACGTATGCTACCCTGCAAGCGTCGGGGGCAAGCAACTATTTTACCCTGGCGCGCGCTTTGGTTAAGAAGAAAGATTAG
- the lon gene encoding endopeptidase La, which produces MAADPDHLLNGDDAPAKLPLLPVRNTVLFPGVVLPVTVTRKKSAKLVRAIYASGDKLLGVVAQRSPDDAEPTVAELHPVGTLARILKLIDQPDGQVTIIIQGQVRFAIEEELTYAPRLTARVQYFAETSLNVDVPAEFALLQSLREAAGKVVELSPEIPSEARSMLEGIQSPAFLTHFLCSNVQLDLPAKQRLLELSDPEQQARQLLEALLNQVELLEIKQDIRTKTHTGIDAQQREYFLRQQLKTLQDELGQEGPDQDIGRYRDRALTKKWPEPVALHFAKEMEKLARTNPMAPDFSVISNYVEFLLDLPWNEYTKDKINLKQTRKILDADHFGLEKVKERILEYLAVLKLKQDLKSPILCLYGPPGVGKTSLGRSIATALGRKYVRLSLGGVRDEAEIRGHRKTYVGAMPGRIINQIKKAGASNPVIILDEIDKVSADFRGDPSSALLEVLDPEQNSTFVDNYLEVEYDLSKVLFIATANSLDTIQPALRDRMEIIDLTGYTQEEKVQIAKKHLWPKQLREHGLGPQEVKITDAALHRVADDYTRESGVRGLERKLAAVTRNLARRKAGKELMPAVLDPAEVRKILGGALFDRDMYQDNDTAGVVTGLAWTSVGGDILFVESLLSRGRGKLTLSGQLGDVMKESAITALSFLRSRADEIGIDYRLFDQYDLHIHFPEGAVPKDGPSAGIAIFTSMASAFTQRRVRPRLAMTGEITLRGKVLPVGGIKEKLLAARRAGMTDIILCAKNRKDVDEITADYLQGLHIHYVDRVSDVLGVALLTELVPHPQKLPVRDEPVAAPGPSVEVQ; this is translated from the coding sequence ATGGCCGCCGACCCCGACCACCTGCTCAACGGCGACGATGCGCCGGCCAAGCTGCCGCTGCTGCCCGTGCGCAACACCGTGCTGTTTCCGGGCGTGGTGCTGCCCGTCACCGTCACGCGCAAGAAAAGCGCCAAGCTGGTGCGCGCCATCTACGCCAGCGGCGACAAGCTGCTCGGCGTAGTGGCCCAGCGCAGCCCCGACGACGCCGAACCCACCGTGGCCGAGCTGCACCCCGTAGGCACGCTGGCCCGCATCCTTAAGCTCATCGACCAGCCCGATGGGCAGGTGACCATCATCATCCAGGGCCAGGTGCGCTTCGCCATTGAGGAGGAGCTAACCTACGCGCCCCGCCTCACGGCCCGGGTGCAGTACTTCGCCGAAACGTCGCTGAACGTGGACGTGCCCGCCGAATTTGCCCTGCTGCAAAGCCTGCGCGAAGCCGCCGGCAAAGTAGTGGAGCTGAGCCCCGAAATCCCGTCGGAGGCGCGCAGCATGCTCGAAGGCATCCAGTCGCCGGCCTTCCTCACGCATTTTCTGTGCTCGAACGTGCAGCTCGACCTGCCCGCCAAGCAGCGCCTGCTCGAGCTGAGTGACCCCGAGCAGCAGGCCCGCCAGTTGCTCGAAGCGCTGCTCAACCAAGTGGAGCTGCTCGAAATTAAGCAGGACATCCGCACCAAAACCCACACCGGCATCGACGCCCAGCAGCGCGAATACTTCCTGCGCCAGCAGCTCAAAACCTTGCAGGACGAGCTCGGCCAGGAGGGCCCCGACCAGGACATCGGCCGCTACCGTGACCGGGCCCTGACCAAAAAGTGGCCCGAGCCGGTGGCCCTGCACTTCGCCAAGGAGATGGAAAAGCTGGCCCGCACCAACCCCATGGCGCCCGACTTCTCGGTGATTTCCAACTACGTAGAGTTCCTGCTCGACTTGCCCTGGAACGAGTACACGAAGGACAAAATCAACCTCAAGCAAACCCGCAAAATCCTCGATGCCGACCACTTTGGCCTGGAAAAAGTAAAGGAGCGCATCCTTGAATACTTGGCCGTGCTCAAGCTGAAACAGGACTTGAAGTCGCCGATTCTGTGCCTGTACGGGCCCCCCGGCGTGGGCAAAACCTCCCTCGGGCGCAGCATTGCCACGGCCCTGGGCCGCAAGTACGTGCGCTTGAGCCTGGGCGGCGTGCGCGACGAGGCCGAAATCCGCGGGCACCGCAAAACCTACGTGGGGGCCATGCCGGGCCGCATCATCAACCAAATCAAGAAGGCCGGGGCCAGCAACCCGGTCATTATTCTCGATGAAATTGATAAGGTGAGCGCCGACTTCCGCGGCGACCCCAGCTCGGCCCTGCTCGAAGTGCTCGACCCGGAGCAAAACTCGACCTTCGTCGACAATTACCTGGAGGTGGAGTACGACCTGAGCAAGGTGCTGTTCATTGCCACCGCCAACTCACTCGACACCATCCAGCCGGCCCTGCGCGACCGGATGGAAATCATCGACCTGACCGGCTACACCCAGGAAGAGAAGGTGCAGATTGCCAAGAAGCACCTCTGGCCCAAGCAGCTGCGCGAGCACGGCCTGGGGCCCCAGGAAGTGAAGATCACCGATGCCGCGCTGCACCGCGTGGCCGACGACTACACCCGCGAAAGCGGTGTGCGCGGCCTGGAACGCAAGCTGGCCGCCGTGACGCGCAACCTCGCCCGCCGCAAGGCCGGCAAGGAGCTCATGCCCGCCGTGCTCGACCCCGCCGAGGTACGCAAAATCCTGGGCGGGGCTCTGTTCGACCGCGACATGTACCAGGACAACGACACGGCCGGCGTGGTAACGGGCCTGGCCTGGACGAGCGTGGGCGGCGACATCTTATTCGTGGAGAGCCTCTTGAGCCGCGGGCGCGGCAAGCTCACGCTCTCGGGCCAGCTCGGCGACGTAATGAAGGAATCAGCCATCACGGCCCTGAGCTTCCTGCGCAGCCGGGCCGACGAAATCGGCATCGACTACCGCTTGTTCGACCAGTACGACTTGCACATTCACTTCCCCGAGGGCGCCGTGCCCAAGGACGGGCCCAGCGCGGGCATCGCCATTTTCACCAGCATGGCCTCGGCCTTCACCCAGCGCAGGGTGCGCCCGCGCCTGGCCATGACGGGCGAAATCACCCTCCGTGGCAAGGTACTGCCGGTGGGCGGCATCAAGGAAAAGCTGCTGGCTGCCCGCCGCGCCGGCATGACGGACATCATCCTCTGTGCCAAGAACCGCAAGGATGTGGACGAAATAACGGCCGACTACCTTCAGGGCCTCCACATTCACTACGTCGACCGCGTGTCGGATGTGCTGGGCGTGGCCCTGCTTACCGAGTTGGTGCCGCATCCCCAAAAACTGCCCGTGCGTGACGAGCCCGTGGCCGCCCCGGGCCCCAGCGTGGAGGTGCAGTAG
- a CDS encoding OmpA family protein: protein MPVIFCRRALQWLVFAWGLALGAGAWAQAPRPAVAPGAYKARGLGSRTSSQLRLRPDGTPDFVYLNQYRFYEDKKALRAIAHAEKRHRYHQAQLLLEEYIARFGPENFGRGTGLLWRMGQLLERDSQLVKAKAYYRLALKHCQTDVTKVQLYYDSLEQKTTALYVPLQTYYNLVEYRKNLNTFHPPKGVYTSMGDAVNSKAPDYGPTLAGRDSLLLFSSKRKRRGLAGTVDEDLYTSRREGVSWTDAEPLPKPINSPYNEGSACFSKDGRTIYFARCECPTCHGNCDLYTAKLSKDGQWSVPRSLGPAVNSVAWDSQPALSQTEDTLYFASDRLGGFGASDIYFTARQKNGQWGPAQNLGPVVNTRESEVSPFYHPLYHVLYFSSRGQLLNFGDFDIYKTYRVQGRWQEPRNIGPLVNGKGPEYYFTIDRESKNLYYARSEPTEVGNLDLYSFPLPMEAQPLATTTVAGTLRDSVSNKPLQGIVSVIDTDNGVEVASKYLRPDGSFDFELMEGSHYVLLIQSPDFFSVEKKFELKGDTLVSLLTNSLNYKLPLVFKNIEFEAGKANVLPAMHSTLDRLTTFLADHPTYRLSIAGHTDAQGDPDANLLLSQARAEAIRRYIERRGKIAPARLESGGFGSSQPLKDEANEADARVNRRVEFRILKPEGDAPAGGAWK, encoded by the coding sequence ATGCCTGTAATATTTTGTCGGCGGGCGCTGCAGTGGCTCGTCTTTGCGTGGGGCCTGGCCCTGGGGGCCGGCGCGTGGGCCCAGGCGCCGCGCCCGGCTGTTGCGCCGGGGGCCTATAAAGCGCGCGGCCTTGGCAGCCGCACCAGCAGCCAGCTGCGCCTGCGCCCCGACGGCACCCCCGATTTTGTGTACCTCAATCAGTACCGCTTCTACGAAGATAAAAAAGCCCTGCGCGCCATTGCCCACGCCGAAAAGCGCCACCGTTACCACCAGGCCCAGCTGCTGCTCGAAGAATACATCGCGCGGTTCGGACCCGAAAACTTCGGGCGCGGCACCGGGCTGCTCTGGCGCATGGGCCAGCTGCTGGAGCGCGACAGCCAGCTGGTGAAAGCCAAAGCATACTACCGCCTGGCCCTAAAGCATTGCCAAACGGATGTTACCAAAGTGCAATTGTATTACGATTCGCTGGAGCAAAAAACTACCGCCTTGTACGTGCCCCTGCAAACGTACTACAACCTGGTAGAGTACCGCAAAAACCTCAATACGTTCCACCCGCCCAAGGGCGTGTACACGAGCATGGGCGACGCCGTGAACAGCAAGGCCCCCGACTACGGCCCCACCCTGGCCGGGCGCGATTCGCTGCTGCTGTTCAGCAGCAAGCGCAAGCGCCGGGGTTTGGCCGGCACCGTCGACGAAGACCTCTATACCTCGCGGCGCGAGGGCGTGAGCTGGACCGACGCCGAGCCGCTGCCCAAACCCATTAATTCGCCTTACAACGAGGGCTCGGCGTGCTTTAGCAAGGACGGGCGCACCATCTACTTTGCCCGCTGCGAGTGCCCCACCTGCCACGGCAACTGCGACCTGTACACGGCCAAGCTGAGCAAAGACGGCCAGTGGAGCGTGCCCCGCAGCCTGGGCCCCGCCGTGAACTCGGTGGCCTGGGACTCGCAGCCCGCGCTGTCGCAAACCGAAGACACCCTGTACTTTGCCTCTGACCGCCTGGGTGGTTTTGGGGCGAGCGACATCTACTTCACCGCCCGCCAGAAGAACGGCCAGTGGGGCCCCGCCCAAAACCTGGGGCCCGTGGTGAACACCCGCGAGAGCGAGGTTAGCCCCTTCTACCACCCGCTCTACCACGTGCTGTACTTCAGCTCGCGCGGGCAATTGCTGAACTTCGGCGACTTTGACATCTACAAAACCTACCGCGTGCAAGGGCGCTGGCAGGAGCCGCGCAACATCGGGCCCCTGGTGAACGGCAAGGGCCCCGAATACTACTTCACCATCGACCGCGAGAGCAAAAATCTCTACTACGCGCGCTCCGAGCCCACGGAGGTGGGCAACCTCGACCTCTACTCCTTCCCGCTGCCGATGGAGGCCCAGCCGCTGGCCACCACCACCGTGGCCGGCACCCTGCGCGACTCCGTGAGCAACAAGCCGCTGCAAGGCATTGTGAGCGTGATTGATACCGACAACGGCGTGGAGGTGGCCAGCAAGTACCTGCGCCCCGACGGCAGCTTCGACTTTGAGCTGATGGAGGGCTCGCACTACGTGCTGCTCATCCAGAGCCCCGATTTTTTCAGCGTCGAGAAGAAGTTTGAGCTGAAGGGCGACACCTTAGTGAGCCTGCTGACGAACAGCCTGAATTACAAGCTGCCGCTGGTGTTCAAGAACATCGAGTTTGAGGCTGGCAAGGCCAACGTGCTGCCGGCCATGCACTCCACCCTCGACCGGCTCACCACCTTCCTGGCCGACCACCCCACCTACCGCCTCAGCATCGCGGGCCACACCGACGCCCAGGGCGACCCCGACGCCAACCTCCTTCTGTCGCAGGCCCGTGCCGAAGCCATCCGCCGATATATTGAGCGCCGGGGCAAAATTGCGCCCGCCCGCCTCGAAAGCGGCGGCTTTGGCAGCTCCCAACCGTTGAAAGACGAGGCCAACGAGGCCGATGCCCGCGTGAACCGCCGCGTGGAGTTCCGCATCCTCAAGCCCGAAGGCGACGCCCCGGCCGGCGGGGCCTGGAAATAA
- a CDS encoding DoxX family protein, with translation MTTAAIIAQLVVALSVIYVWVFRFDNIVLEFKQYGLSDQTRTLVGATKIALATLLIAGIWYPALVLVPALLMAALMLAAQYFHYKVNNPLFKRAPSFILLVLSLFIAYAALHISAA, from the coding sequence ATGACTACCGCCGCCATCATCGCCCAGCTCGTCGTCGCCCTGTCGGTTATTTACGTGTGGGTCTTCCGATTCGATAATATCGTGCTGGAATTCAAGCAGTACGGCCTAAGCGACCAAACCCGTACGCTGGTGGGAGCCACCAAAATTGCCCTGGCCACCCTGCTGATTGCGGGCATCTGGTACCCGGCCCTGGTGCTGGTGCCCGCCCTGCTCATGGCCGCGCTGATGCTGGCCGCGCAGTACTTTCACTACAAGGTCAATAATCCGCTTTTTAAGCGCGCCCCTTCCTTCATCTTGCTGGTGCTGAGCTTATTCATTGCTTACGCCGCCCTGCATATTTCTGCCGCCTGA
- a CDS encoding MBL fold metallo-hydrolase has product MKILGKSPSAAQAQQFAALPNFKGGKFQNLGGVNFSPGDAPMGKLLRGYLNRPKTSRPSRPLPSVATNLRAPGPFARPTLIWFGHSSYLIKYQEFNILVDPVFSGNASPVPGSVRAFAGSNGYGVADLPPIDVLVLTHDHYDHLDYATVAALRPQVARVVTALGVGAHLRHWGYAADQITELNWHETTAPLPGVQLTAVPAQHMSGRSLSPQNTLWAAFVLQLGPCRLYLGGDSGYGPHFKATGAQYGPFDLALLENGQYDELWHAIHTLPEETAQAARDLRAAVLWPVHWAKFTLAYHPWNEPIQRLLPAAGALGVPVTVPRIGEPYAVGDPVRQAPWWAFS; this is encoded by the coding sequence ATGAAAATCCTCGGCAAAAGCCCTTCAGCGGCGCAGGCCCAGCAATTTGCGGCGCTGCCCAACTTCAAGGGCGGCAAGTTTCAGAACCTGGGCGGGGTGAATTTTAGCCCCGGCGACGCCCCAATGGGCAAGCTGCTGCGGGGCTACCTGAACCGGCCCAAAACCAGCCGCCCCAGCCGGCCGCTGCCGTCGGTGGCCACCAACCTGCGGGCCCCGGGGCCCTTCGCGCGGCCCACCCTCATCTGGTTTGGCCACTCGTCGTACCTAATTAAATACCAGGAATTTAACATCCTGGTCGACCCCGTGTTCAGCGGCAATGCCTCGCCGGTGCCGGGCTCGGTGCGGGCCTTTGCGGGCAGCAACGGCTACGGCGTGGCCGACCTGCCGCCCATCGACGTGCTGGTGCTCACCCACGACCACTACGACCACCTTGATTACGCCACCGTGGCCGCGCTGCGCCCCCAGGTGGCCCGCGTGGTCACGGCCCTGGGCGTGGGGGCCCACCTGCGCCACTGGGGCTACGCCGCCGACCAAATTACGGAGCTAAACTGGCACGAAACCACCGCGCCACTGCCCGGCGTGCAGCTCACGGCCGTGCCGGCGCAGCACATGTCGGGCCGCAGCCTGTCGCCCCAAAACACGCTGTGGGCTGCCTTTGTGCTCCAGCTGGGGCCCTGCCGCCTGTACCTGGGCGGCGACAGCGGCTACGGCCCGCACTTCAAGGCAACCGGCGCCCAGTACGGGCCCTTCGATTTGGCCCTGCTCGAAAACGGGCAGTACGACGAGCTGTGGCACGCCATCCACACCCTGCCCGAGGAAACGGCCCAGGCTGCCCGCGACCTGCGCGCCGCCGTGCTCTGGCCGGTGCACTGGGCCAAATTCACGCTGGCCTACCACCCCTGGAACGAGCCCATCCAGCGCTTGCTGCCCGCCGCCGGGGCCCTGGGCGTGCCCGTCACGGTGCCCCGCATCGGCGAGCCCTACGCCGTGGGCGACCCGGTGCGGCAGGCGCCGTGGTGGGCGTTTAGTTAA
- a CDS encoding 3-oxoacyl-ACP synthase yields the protein MADFLPKPALHAACRAFIEQRMAAAALAMQAAQESANSDTKSSAGDKYETGREMATQERDRNAGQLHQARQLAAELARISPDAPCDAVRPGALVHTSLGWFYLAISAGRLVVGGQECFAVSGAAPVALALKGKRAGEAAVFNGKTVQVLAVS from the coding sequence ATGGCCGATTTTTTGCCCAAACCTGCCCTTCACGCCGCCTGCCGGGCCTTCATCGAGCAGCGCATGGCCGCCGCCGCCCTGGCCATGCAGGCCGCTCAGGAATCGGCCAACTCCGACACCAAAAGCAGCGCGGGCGACAAGTACGAAACCGGCCGCGAAATGGCCACCCAGGAGCGCGACCGCAACGCCGGCCAGCTGCACCAGGCCCGCCAGCTGGCCGCCGAGCTGGCCCGCATCAGCCCCGACGCGCCCTGCGACGCCGTGCGCCCCGGGGCCCTGGTGCACACTTCGCTGGGCTGGTTCTACCTGGCCATCAGCGCCGGCCGGTTGGTGGTGGGAGGGCAGGAGTGCTTCGCCGTGTCGGGCGCCGCGCCGGTGGCCCTGGCCCTGAAGGGCAAGCGCGCCGGTGAGGCGGCCGTGTTCAATGGCAAAACGGTGCAGGTGCTGGCCGTTTCGTAG
- a CDS encoding sensor histidine kinase, translated as MDSPPEVTFAPLLFGGIAFMLLAAGGLVLFLVVYQKRLLQQQLRQRAAEATHQQALLAAIVEAQELERERIGRDLHDGIGSTIATAKLLVQRLEGPQPLADRADLLGLVKEIMGTAVQDVRTVSHSLYPVVLARFGLAEALQHLVDVSNEAGTLAVQLEVEYPRPLALAQELALYRICQELMHNTFKHAAGATRLSVQLRQRGTLLTLAVEDDGCGFALPAPGAPAPGAPAPAGGGVGLRSIDVRVQLLRARLHRASGPGQGTHTRVELPSAFVV; from the coding sequence ATGGATTCGCCCCCGGAAGTAACCTTCGCCCCGCTGCTGTTCGGCGGCATTGCGTTTATGCTGCTGGCGGCGGGGGGCCTGGTGCTGTTTTTGGTGGTGTACCAGAAGCGGCTGCTGCAACAGCAGCTGCGCCAGCGCGCGGCCGAGGCCACCCACCAGCAAGCGCTGCTGGCCGCCATTGTGGAGGCCCAGGAGCTGGAGCGGGAGCGCATCGGCCGCGACCTGCACGACGGCATCGGCTCGACCATTGCCACGGCCAAGCTGCTGGTGCAGCGCCTAGAGGGCCCCCAGCCCCTGGCCGACCGCGCCGACCTGCTCGGGCTGGTGAAGGAAATAATGGGCACCGCCGTGCAGGACGTGCGCACCGTGTCGCACAGCCTCTACCCGGTGGTGCTGGCCCGCTTCGGCCTGGCCGAGGCCTTGCAGCACCTCGTGGACGTGTCGAACGAGGCCGGCACGCTGGCCGTGCAGCTGGAAGTAGAGTACCCCCGCCCACTGGCCCTGGCCCAGGAGCTGGCCCTGTACCGCATTTGCCAGGAGCTGATGCACAATACTTTTAAGCACGCCGCCGGGGCCACGCGCCTCAGCGTACAACTGCGGCAGCGCGGCACGCTGCTCACGCTGGCCGTGGAAGACGACGGCTGCGGCTTTGCCTTGCCCGCGCCGGGGGCCCCCGCGCCGGGGGCCCCCGCGCCGGCCGGCGGGGGCGTGGGCCTGCGCAGCATTGATGTGCGGGTGCAGCTGCTGCGCGCCCGCCTGCACCGGGCCTCGGGCCCCGGCCAGGGCACCCACACCCGCGTCGAGCTGCCCTCGGCCTTCGTGGTGTAA
- a CDS encoding response regulator transcription factor: protein MAAIDFPVRIALLDDHPLFRQGLRYILQALPYVEAVDEAGEFPELLALCRQRLPDVLLLDLQMPGMDGPEVAKTLLAEFPGLKIIVLSMFSADKFITQMLKLGARSYLPKDADQDQLRQALEDVLTTGHHVTPRMSRALLRGAPAAPPAVPALSALVQLTPREEEILRLICEGRTAAEIADHLFISRRTVEGHRQNLLEKTHAPNSAGLVVYAVRHGLLDA, encoded by the coding sequence ATGGCTGCCATCGATTTCCCGGTCCGCATTGCGTTGCTCGACGACCACCCGCTGTTTCGGCAGGGGCTGCGCTACATTTTGCAGGCCCTGCCCTACGTGGAGGCTGTAGATGAGGCCGGCGAATTCCCCGAGCTGCTGGCCCTCTGCCGCCAGCGCCTGCCCGACGTGCTGCTCCTCGACCTGCAAATGCCCGGCATGGACGGCCCCGAGGTGGCCAAAACCCTGCTCGCCGAATTCCCCGGCCTGAAAATCATCGTCCTCTCGATGTTTTCCGCCGACAAGTTCATCACCCAAATGCTGAAGCTGGGGGCCCGCAGCTACCTGCCCAAAGACGCCGACCAGGACCAGCTCCGCCAGGCCCTGGAAGACGTGCTCACCACCGGCCACCATGTCACGCCGCGCATGTCGCGGGCACTGCTGCGCGGGGCCCCGGCGGCCCCGCCAGCAGTGCCCGCGCTCTCGGCCCTGGTGCAGCTCACCCCGCGCGAGGAGGAAATCCTGCGCCTCATCTGCGAGGGCCGCACGGCCGCCGAAATCGCCGACCACCTCTTCATCAGTCGCCGCACCGTGGAGGGCCACCGCCAAAACCTGCTCGAAAAAACTCACGCCCCCAACTCGGCCGGCCTCGTGGTGTACGCCGTCCGCCACGGCTTGCTGGATGCGTGA